A stretch of Desulfitobacterium dichloroeliminans LMG P-21439 DNA encodes these proteins:
- a CDS encoding C-GCAxxG-C-C family protein, translating into MYEEKDLSRRKFLKSGILAAGALAVGSSIFNTTKVVEAVETTPTPAPCDSNCEIPSFPYPYAHLDAEKAKLDGYAGYGKSKCSYGAFEAIIGQLGDKVGYPYTMVPTQVLGWGGTGGGGWATLCGALIGAATAINYTMEKKDADKVVSELFGWYCDHSFPEFAPAAGKALEYDGVMEKSVAGSPLCHVSVSNWCDASGLKAESKARSERCARVTADVAAKTVELLNQFHSKTFKAVYKNESVEDCMMCHGKGHSLENTRGLMDCDQCHTNVEPDNLVEHIKRSWDIKD; encoded by the coding sequence ATGTATGAAGAAAAAGACTTATCAAGGAGAAAATTTCTCAAATCGGGAATCCTGGCTGCGGGAGCGCTAGCCGTTGGTTCAAGTATCTTCAATACCACGAAGGTTGTAGAGGCAGTTGAAACAACACCAACACCAGCCCCATGTGATAGTAATTGTGAAATTCCGAGTTTTCCATATCCATATGCACATCTCGACGCGGAAAAGGCGAAGCTAGACGGTTATGCAGGGTATGGCAAATCGAAATGCTCCTATGGTGCTTTTGAAGCCATTATTGGACAGCTCGGAGATAAGGTAGGATATCCATACACTATGGTTCCAACCCAAGTTTTGGGTTGGGGTGGAACCGGCGGTGGCGGTTGGGCGACACTGTGTGGAGCGCTTATCGGTGCGGCCACGGCCATCAACTATACCATGGAAAAGAAGGATGCTGATAAAGTCGTAAGCGAACTATTTGGTTGGTATTGTGATCATTCATTCCCCGAATTCGCACCGGCCGCAGGTAAAGCGCTGGAATATGATGGGGTTATGGAGAAAAGCGTTGCCGGGTCTCCTCTCTGCCATGTATCCGTAAGTAATTGGTGTGATGCCAGTGGTCTCAAAGCTGAAAGTAAGGCCCGTAGTGAACGTTGCGCTCGTGTAACAGCCGATGTGGCAGCTAAGACGGTAGAGCTATTAAATCAATTCCACAGCAAAACCTTTAAGGCAGTTTACAAAAATGAATCGGTCGAGGACTGCATGATGTGTCATGGTAAAGGTCATTCTTTAGAAAATACCCGCGGATTAATGGATTGTGATCAATGTCATACCAATGTTGAGCCCGATAACCTCGTTGAGCATATTAAGAGAAGTTGGGATATTAAAGACTAA
- a CDS encoding alpha/beta-type small acid-soluble spore protein, producing MAGERSTNQPAAPGAAQSLDQFKYEIANELGVQLGGDRTSRENGSVGGQMTKRMIQFAEENLKRGTRI from the coding sequence ATGGCAGGAGAAAGAAGTACTAACCAACCAGCAGCCCCTGGTGCTGCACAATCACTTGATCAATTCAAGTATGAGATTGCTAATGAATTAGGTGTTCAATTGGGCGGCGATCGCACCAGCCGTGAAAACGGTTCTGTTGGCGGCCAAATGACCAAACGCATGATTCAATTTGCTGAAGAAAACCTCAAAAGAGGTACCCGCATCTAA
- a CDS encoding LutB/LldF family L-lactate oxidation iron-sulfur protein codes for MSLDNHYDVNAALDKALSDDFLRKATRRATDRLRNNKKAITDELGNWEEWRQAGEKIRNHVVLNLDYYLNMLIDNVEKNGGIVHLAKTPEEAVKITKDIFEKHGFKSVIKSKSMITEEIHLNPALEKDGIEVVETDLAEYIIQIADEPPSHIIVPAMHKNRDQIAKLFEPIAGHPLESDTPTLTKFAREQLRQKFLASKIGITGCNFAVADTGTITMVTNEGNGRMTSTIPEVQITMMGMERIVPSFKELSVLLNLLARSATGQRLSVYTTMTTPPRREEELDGPKEWHLVILDHNRSEILGDEEFRSSLRCIRCGACFNVCPVYRQVGGHAYGSVYSGPIGVVITPLLEQDYEKWGHLPYFSSLCAACAEACPVRIPLHDLIVKHRDRKVLKGHTPGLEKKIFKYYGYYFSHPKTLNKFIRLGSKFQFILMRNGRINGGPPPLSNWTNSKTLPPVAKQTFRDQWPELKKSLENMKRGDK; via the coding sequence ATGTCACTGGATAATCACTATGATGTAAATGCAGCTCTTGATAAAGCCTTAAGCGACGATTTTTTACGGAAGGCCACCCGCCGGGCAACTGATCGGCTAAGAAATAATAAAAAAGCGATCACTGATGAACTAGGCAATTGGGAAGAATGGCGTCAAGCCGGCGAGAAGATCCGCAATCATGTGGTTCTCAACTTAGACTATTACCTCAATATGCTCATCGACAATGTTGAGAAAAATGGTGGCATTGTCCATTTAGCTAAAACTCCTGAAGAAGCCGTAAAAATTACAAAGGATATTTTCGAAAAGCATGGTTTTAAATCGGTCATTAAATCCAAGTCCATGATTACGGAAGAAATCCACCTTAACCCCGCCTTAGAAAAAGACGGCATCGAGGTTGTGGAGACAGACTTAGCCGAGTACATTATCCAGATTGCGGATGAACCACCCTCACATATTATTGTTCCCGCTATGCATAAAAACCGGGATCAGATTGCTAAGCTCTTTGAACCCATTGCCGGGCATCCCCTAGAATCTGATACCCCTACCCTGACCAAATTTGCTCGTGAGCAATTGCGCCAAAAATTCCTTGCCAGTAAAATCGGCATCACCGGTTGCAACTTTGCGGTAGCCGACACCGGGACCATTACCATGGTAACTAACGAAGGCAATGGGCGGATGACCAGCACCATACCTGAAGTGCAAATCACGATGATGGGCATGGAGCGGATTGTCCCATCCTTCAAAGAGCTTAGTGTGCTCCTTAATCTTCTAGCTCGCAGTGCAACTGGACAACGTCTCTCCGTATATACAACAATGACAACCCCGCCTAGACGCGAAGAGGAATTAGATGGACCTAAAGAATGGCATTTGGTTATTCTTGATCACAACCGTTCAGAGATTCTCGGTGACGAGGAATTCCGTTCCTCACTCCGTTGTATCCGCTGCGGTGCTTGCTTTAATGTCTGTCCCGTCTATCGCCAAGTCGGCGGTCATGCCTATGGTTCCGTCTATTCCGGGCCGATTGGGGTGGTAATTACACCTTTATTAGAACAAGATTATGAGAAATGGGGACATCTTCCCTACTTCTCCTCCCTTTGTGCGGCCTGCGCCGAAGCCTGCCCTGTACGCATTCCACTCCATGATTTAATCGTCAAGCACCGCGACCGTAAGGTCCTCAAGGGTCATACTCCCGGCCTGGAGAAGAAGATATTCAAATACTATGGCTACTACTTCTCCCATCCAAAAACCCTTAACAAATTTATCCGCTTAGGTTCAAAATTCCAATTTATCTTAATGCGCAACGGTAGAATTAACGGAGGACCGCCCCCGCTCTCCAATTGGACAAACAGCAAGACCTTACCTCCTGTAGCTAAACAGACTTTCCGGGATCAGTGGCCCGAGCTTAAGAAGAGTCTGGAGAATATGAAGCGAGGTGATAAATAA
- a CDS encoding LutC/YkgG family protein — translation MSNRQEFIANIAKKLGRPTPSSVTPVEVTYPLFQTNSPEERLEHFLKMFETMGGKVAKAATSAEATEALKAWFGEKPEWLGSNKVITWNELPTMARACLEGLGWSARVYADLPANREERYAIMDKAELGITGVDYGIVQSGSLVLKSNTQRGRAVSLIPIRHLAFIPASVIRDRLDQVLAELKQSPIPAAIEIISGPSRTSDIEMDLSIGVHGPVELYCIVMDNQ, via the coding sequence ATGAGCAATCGTCAAGAATTTATCGCAAATATCGCTAAAAAACTTGGTCGCCCTACCCCAAGCTCTGTGACCCCCGTGGAAGTAACCTATCCACTATTTCAGACGAACTCCCCAGAGGAACGGTTGGAACATTTTCTCAAGATGTTTGAAACTATGGGCGGCAAAGTGGCTAAAGCTGCTACCTCTGCAGAAGCTACCGAGGCCCTAAAGGCATGGTTTGGCGAAAAGCCCGAATGGTTAGGCTCCAATAAAGTGATCACCTGGAATGAACTCCCCACCATGGCTCGAGCCTGTCTCGAGGGGTTAGGATGGTCTGCGCGAGTCTACGCCGACCTTCCTGCCAATCGCGAGGAACGCTATGCCATTATGGATAAAGCCGAACTTGGTATTACTGGTGTCGATTACGGTATCGTCCAATCCGGTTCCCTCGTCTTAAAGAGCAACACCCAACGGGGAAGAGCCGTGAGCTTAATTCCCATCCGTCATCTCGCCTTTATCCCAGCCTCGGTGATTCGAGATCGTCTGGATCAAGTGCTTGCTGAACTTAAGCAGTCACCTATTCCTGCTGCCATCGAAATCATCTCTGGACCTAGTCGTACTTCGGATATCGAGATGGATTTATCGATTGGTGTCCATGGACCGGTGGAACTCTATTGTATTGTTATGGACAATCAATAA
- a CDS encoding (Fe-S)-binding protein, whose protein sequence is MKISLFITCLGDTMFPDIGVTMSKIFTRLGHTVDFPEGQFCCGQISFNSGYMDDTRTVARALIDAFEDSEVVVGPSGSCIGMIHHNYPDLFKDDPVYSKKAKELIDKSYEFSQFIVNVLKTPDLGARYKAKVTYHPSCHATRLLGLKEEPLTLLQHIQDLEIVPLPEAHLCCGFGGTFSIKMPRISEAMVAEKAQHVLESGADILTGLDMGCLMNISGYMEKHGRSIPAMHLIQLLGKGM, encoded by the coding sequence ATGAAAATCTCGCTCTTTATCACTTGTCTGGGAGACACCATGTTTCCTGATATTGGTGTAACTATGTCCAAGATTTTTACCCGTTTAGGGCATACAGTTGATTTTCCTGAAGGACAATTCTGTTGCGGACAGATTTCCTTTAATTCTGGTTATATGGATGATACCCGCACAGTAGCCCGTGCCCTTATTGACGCTTTCGAAGACAGCGAAGTAGTAGTTGGCCCCAGCGGCTCTTGCATCGGTATGATCCATCATAATTATCCAGACTTATTTAAGGACGATCCGGTTTATTCGAAAAAAGCTAAAGAGCTCATCGATAAGAGCTATGAATTTTCCCAGTTTATCGTTAATGTCCTTAAGACACCTGACCTTGGTGCTCGCTATAAAGCTAAAGTTACTTACCATCCCTCCTGTCATGCTACTCGTTTATTAGGATTGAAGGAGGAACCCTTGACCCTATTGCAACATATCCAAGATCTCGAAATAGTTCCTCTCCCGGAAGCTCATCTCTGTTGCGGGTTCGGCGGTACCTTTTCGATTAAAATGCCACGCATCTCGGAAGCCATGGTGGCCGAAAAGGCCCAGCACGTCTTGGAATCCGGGGCCGATATCCTGACAGGACTTGACATGGGCTGTCTTATGAATATCTCCGGATATATGGAGAAACATGGCCGTTCCATACCAGCCATGCATCTCATACAATTGCTCGGGAAGGGGATGTAA